From the Fusobacterium simiae genome, one window contains:
- a CDS encoding MipA/OmpV family protein — MKKYLLTLLLLFSTVAVANDDFKASITAGYSTNDSVYKGREYYHIPAFVDISYKNLYLQGTEIGAKFIDTNRFDASVFIELQDGHYVKPSKMDSGYKSINKRKFQQTLGLKADIGLDEISKNLTLSPYFSAGNRGTQAGASLSYLYMPTEKIIITPSVSAKYLSKKYTDYYFGVDRDELGGNITNEYNPDGAFEFGAGLYGEYYFTKHISALAYVNMSRYSSEVRKSPITEDRIITNVGAGLKYTF; from the coding sequence ATGAAAAAATATCTATTAACACTTTTATTATTATTTAGCACAGTTGCTGTTGCCAATGATGATTTTAAAGCATCAATAACAGCTGGTTATAGTACAAATGACTCAGTTTACAAAGGTAGAGAATATTATCATATTCCTGCATTTGTGGATATAAGTTACAAAAATCTTTATTTACAAGGAACTGAAATAGGAGCTAAATTCATTGATACCAATAGATTTGATGCAAGTGTTTTTATTGAATTACAAGATGGACATTATGTAAAACCGTCTAAGATGGATAGTGGCTATAAGAGTATTAACAAAAGAAAATTTCAACAAACATTAGGTTTAAAAGCTGATATTGGACTTGATGAAATCTCTAAAAATCTTACTCTTTCACCTTATTTTAGTGCTGGAAATAGAGGAACTCAAGCAGGAGCAAGTCTATCTTATTTATATATGCCAACTGAAAAAATTATAATAACACCATCAGTAAGTGCAAAATACCTATCTAAAAAATATACTGATTATTACTTTGGAGTAGACAGAGATGAACTTGGTGGAAATATAACAAATGAATATAATCCTGATGGAGCCTTTGAGTTTGGGGCAGGACTTTATGGAGAATACTATTTTACAAAACATATATCTGCACTTGCTTATGTAAATATGAGTAGATACTCATCAGAAGTTAGAAAATCACCAATAACAGAAGATAGAATTATAACAAATGTAGGAGCTGGTTTAAAATATACATTCTAA
- a CDS encoding SMI1/KNR4 family protein: MKKDEFLRKLNTFIRNENFAKIDEIIKKFREENNLEMICTSSQAFINLYEYNEAIKILDAIKDEYSENGEFCIRYAMALYNSNKEDKSLEWFEKAKEKGIKEIDETSSKYYPKSIDEWIKRAKLWGPRRIEKNNFEKELREKRNKKLILEVNFDKNVLKGLWYNDEYSLKEYVGKTPIDEDFVKVEKELGYRLPESYKALMRIQNGGLLRKNTFEVPFQRDWSRDLVDVMSIYGVDSNKIYSLCGEFGNKLWIEEWKYPNIGIAICGTMTGGHDMIFLDYSDCGPEGEPCVVHIDQEGDYEIAYLADNFKEFVEGLFEYKEDEDD, from the coding sequence ATGAAGAAAGATGAATTTTTAAGAAAATTAAATACTTTTATAAGAAATGAAAATTTTGCTAAAATTGATGAAATTATTAAAAAATTTAGAGAAGAAAATAATTTAGAAATGATTTGTACTTCTTCACAAGCCTTTATAAATTTATATGAATATAATGAAGCAATAAAAATTTTAGATGCTATTAAAGATGAGTATTCTGAAAATGGAGAATTTTGTATTCGCTATGCAATGGCTTTATATAATTCTAATAAAGAAGATAAATCTCTTGAATGGTTTGAAAAAGCTAAGGAAAAAGGAATAAAGGAAATTGATGAAACTTCAAGTAAATATTATCCTAAAAGTATTGATGAATGGATTAAACGAGCAAAACTATGGGGACCAAGAAGAATAGAAAAAAATAACTTTGAAAAAGAATTAAGAGAAAAAAGAAATAAAAAACTTATTTTAGAAGTAAATTTTGATAAAAATGTTTTAAAAGGCTTATGGTACAATGATGAATACTCTTTAAAAGAATATGTAGGGAAAACTCCAATAGATGAAGATTTTGTAAAAGTTGAAAAAGAGTTAGGTTATCGTTTACCAGAATCTTATAAAGCTCTTATGAGAATACAAAATGGAGGATTGTTAAGAAAAAATACTTTTGAAGTTCCATTTCAAAGAGATTGGTCAAGAGATTTAGTTGATGTTATGAGTATATATGGTGTAGATTCTAATAAAATATATTCTCTTTGTGGAGAATTTGGAAATAAACTTTGGATAGAAGAATGGAAATATCCTAATATAGGAATTGCTATATGTGGTACTATGACTGGTGGTCATGATATGATTTTTCTTGATTATTCGGATTGTGGACCAGAAGGTGAACCTTGTGTAGTTCATATTGATCAAGAAGGAGATTATGAAATTGCATATTTGGCAGATAATTTTAAAGAATTTGTAGAAGGACTTTTTGAATATAAAGAAGATGAGGATGATTAA